One window from the genome of Gemmatimonadaceae bacterium encodes:
- a CDS encoding protein kinase: MSDYLQDRLVAAVGDHYLIEEEIGRGGMAAVYRALDLRLNRHVAIKLLPPDLAFNADVKTRFLREAQMAAQLNHPNIVPIYSVDERDGVVYFVMALVEGITLAQHLHEAPRSSFEEVRRVIGDVADALDYAHRKGVVHRDIKPDNIMLDRASGRTVVTDFGIARAAAGDSRLTVTGVAVGTPAYMSPEQALGERDVDGRSDIYSLGVVAYQMLTGEQPFKASNTPAMLVKHVSETPRPIREQRPDAPDPIVRAVETALAKDPAARWPNGGAFRDAIRADTPATAPSIPRVAQLSSTGFMQSPAMPPAPPEPTPGFILPPLPIGYGRDAWRDWKDEVRARADDYRGPVPLSRRERRERSRELRHLRHDDPARPLDERIAAFRRQLVGNMSTLVLLFGINMLTSPEFWWWLFPALAIGVGVVRRWGNLWADGATLKQLFSRAQPTPPPAGSPAQLARHQRPASVGLTAAPPPPEPALVSDAVLAGPHGAAVRRAMGDRIVIREVLAKLTPTERQMLPDIEPTVNALGDRIAALASTLHSLDADASGANLGALDQRIADLKRETQTAEGERRLALLERQRSTVHDLLTRRGRLLPQFESACMALQNLKLDLLKLRSAGIDAALGVVTSATQEARTISREIGHVLEAADEVRDL, from the coding sequence GTGAGCGACTACCTGCAGGATCGGCTCGTCGCGGCGGTCGGTGACCACTATCTGATCGAAGAGGAAATCGGCCGCGGCGGCATGGCGGCCGTGTACCGGGCGCTCGACCTGCGGCTCAACCGCCACGTGGCCATCAAGCTGCTGCCGCCCGACCTCGCGTTCAACGCCGACGTCAAGACGCGGTTCCTGCGCGAGGCACAGATGGCGGCGCAGCTCAACCACCCGAACATCGTGCCCATCTACTCGGTGGACGAGCGCGACGGCGTTGTGTACTTCGTGATGGCGCTGGTGGAAGGCATCACCCTCGCCCAGCACCTGCACGAAGCGCCGCGGTCGAGCTTCGAAGAGGTGCGGCGCGTGATCGGCGACGTGGCCGACGCCCTGGATTACGCGCACAGGAAGGGCGTGGTGCACCGCGACATCAAGCCCGACAACATCATGCTCGACCGGGCCAGCGGGCGGACCGTGGTCACCGACTTCGGGATCGCGCGCGCCGCGGCCGGCGACTCGCGGCTCACCGTGACCGGCGTCGCCGTGGGCACGCCCGCCTACATGTCGCCCGAGCAGGCCCTGGGCGAACGCGACGTGGATGGACGCAGCGACATCTACTCGCTGGGCGTGGTGGCGTACCAGATGCTCACCGGCGAGCAGCCGTTCAAGGCGTCGAACACGCCGGCGATGCTCGTCAAGCACGTGTCCGAGACGCCGCGGCCGATCCGCGAACAGCGGCCCGACGCGCCGGATCCCATCGTGCGCGCGGTGGAGACCGCGCTGGCCAAGGATCCCGCGGCCCGGTGGCCCAACGGTGGCGCGTTCCGCGACGCCATCCGCGCCGACACGCCGGCCACCGCCCCCTCCATCCCGCGCGTTGCGCAGCTGTCGTCCACCGGCTTCATGCAGTCGCCGGCCATGCCCCCCGCGCCGCCGGAGCCCACGCCCGGCTTCATCTTGCCGCCGCTGCCCATCGGGTACGGCCGCGACGCCTGGCGTGACTGGAAGGACGAAGTCAGGGCCCGCGCCGACGACTACCGCGGCCCCGTTCCCCTCTCGCGCCGTGAGCGGCGCGAGAGGAGCCGCGAACTTCGCCACCTGCGCCACGACGATCCCGCGCGGCCGCTCGACGAGCGCATCGCCGCCTTCCGCCGGCAACTCGTGGGCAACATGTCCACGCTCGTGCTGCTGTTCGGCATCAACATGCTCACGTCCCCCGAGTTCTGGTGGTGGCTGTTCCCAGCGCTCGCGATCGGCGTCGGCGTCGTGCGCCGCTGGGGCAACCTGTGGGCCGACGGCGCCACGCTCAAGCAACTGTTCTCGCGCGCCCAGCCCACACCGCCCCCGGCGGGCTCCCCGGCCCAACTCGCGCGCCACCAGCGCCCCGCGTCCGTCGGGCTGACGGCGGCGCCGCCGCCGCCCGAGCCGGCCCTGGTGAGCGATGCCGTCCTTGCCGGTCCCCACGGCGCCGCGGTGCGGCGCGCCATGGGCGATCGCATCGTCATCCGCGAAGTGCTGGCCAAGCTCACGCCCACCGAGCGGCAGATGCTGCCCGACATCGAGCCCACCGTGAACGCGCTCGGCGACCGCATCGCCGCGCTGGCCAGCACGCTGCACAGTCTCGATGCCGACGCCTCCGGCGCCAACCTCGGGGCCCTCGACCAGCGCATCGCCGATCTGAAACGCGAGACGCAGACCGCCGAGGGCGAACGCCGGCTGGCGCTGCTCGAGCGCCAGCGCAGCACGGTGCACGATCTGCTCACCCGGCGCGGACGGCTGCTGCCGCAGTTCGAGAGCGCCTGCATGGCGCTGCAGAACTTGAAGCTCGACCTGCTCAAGCTGCGATCCGCGGGCATCGATGCCGCGCTCGGCGTGGTGACGAGCGCCACGCAGGAGGCGCGCACGATCTCGCGGGAGATCGGCCACGTGCTCGAGGCGGCGGACGAGGTGCGCGACCTCTGA
- a CDS encoding serine/threonine-protein kinase, protein MRALVERALGAHYELDAEIGRGGMGIVYRARDRRLKRVVAIKVLPPELAFRSDIKTRFLREAETAAQLNHPNIVPIYTVDEAQGLVFFEMAYVSGENLAKRLHDRGVLPVEEVRRILRDVADALAYAHERGVVHRDIKPDNILLDADSGRPMVTDFGIARAVSDGDSRLTATGMAIGTPAYMSPEQAAGERVIDGRSDIYALGIVAYQMLAGEPPFSAGSTPAMLVKHISEMPVPIAQRRADVPDDLARAVMVMLEKDPANRFPSAGDLIKALDGGVIPMPTSSLAPGVVGLPSAAAGAALTTGIGGTPPSAVDGAYDGGNYVPTADDLRRWDAPQVKAFRKRVWPYLYVNGVIVVMSIFTSTSFTFVTVIWSIVLAFKYAKLWSDGYDWRDVFQQPRDRELMEVFDDFMEHVRALASSKKRRALLDARRQRRLARRSAGAPDAGAIGGPRLNDGTLAQAAGPYADTVRQAIGDRDEILRLIQSMPAADRARVPDVERSALALYEKVQGLAITLADVEHNTVPGGIAAYEAEIVRLEGAANPLDHRASEERVHRLAFLKRQRRAIADLEQKRAAVAARLETCALALRNMKLDVLRLRAGMQTHQHITSLAMNALSLADSVDSAVYVADALGQATARPGAARSTVEKR, encoded by the coding sequence ATGCGCGCGCTCGTAGAGCGCGCCCTCGGTGCGCACTACGAGCTGGACGCCGAGATCGGACGCGGTGGCATGGGCATCGTCTACCGCGCGCGCGACCGGCGGCTCAAGCGCGTGGTGGCGATCAAGGTGCTCCCGCCGGAGCTGGCCTTCCGCAGCGACATCAAGACCCGGTTCCTGCGCGAGGCCGAAACCGCGGCCCAGCTCAACCACCCCAACATCGTCCCCATCTACACGGTGGACGAGGCGCAGGGCCTCGTCTTCTTCGAGATGGCCTACGTGAGCGGGGAGAATCTGGCCAAGCGGCTGCACGACCGCGGCGTGCTTCCCGTGGAGGAGGTGCGGCGCATTCTCCGCGACGTGGCCGACGCGCTTGCCTATGCCCACGAGCGGGGCGTCGTGCACCGCGACATCAAGCCCGACAACATCCTCCTCGACGCCGACAGCGGCCGCCCGATGGTGACCGACTTCGGCATCGCGCGCGCCGTGAGCGACGGCGATTCGCGGCTCACCGCCACCGGGATGGCCATCGGGACGCCGGCGTACATGTCCCCCGAACAGGCGGCGGGCGAGCGCGTGATCGACGGCCGCAGCGACATCTACGCGCTCGGGATCGTGGCCTACCAGATGCTGGCCGGCGAGCCGCCGTTCTCCGCGGGCAGCACGCCGGCCATGCTGGTCAAGCACATCTCCGAGATGCCGGTGCCCATCGCGCAGCGCCGCGCCGACGTGCCCGACGACCTCGCGCGCGCCGTGATGGTGATGCTCGAGAAGGACCCGGCCAACCGCTTCCCCTCGGCCGGCGACCTGATCAAGGCGCTCGACGGCGGCGTGATCCCCATGCCGACGTCCAGCCTCGCCCCGGGCGTGGTGGGGCTGCCGTCGGCCGCCGCCGGGGCGGCCCTGACCACGGGCATCGGCGGCACCCCGCCGTCTGCCGTCGACGGCGCATACGACGGCGGCAACTATGTGCCCACGGCCGACGATCTGCGCCGCTGGGACGCGCCGCAGGTGAAGGCGTTCCGCAAACGGGTGTGGCCGTACCTGTACGTGAACGGCGTCATCGTGGTGATGTCGATCTTCACCAGCACGAGCTTCACGTTCGTGACCGTGATCTGGAGCATCGTCCTCGCCTTCAAGTACGCCAAGCTCTGGAGCGACGGCTACGACTGGCGCGACGTGTTCCAGCAGCCGCGCGACCGCGAGCTGATGGAGGTGTTCGACGATTTCATGGAGCACGTGCGGGCGCTGGCCAGTTCCAAGAAGCGGCGCGCGCTGCTCGATGCGCGGCGCCAGCGGCGGCTGGCCCGGCGCTCCGCCGGCGCCCCGGACGCGGGCGCGATCGGCGGTCCGCGCCTGAATGACGGCACCCTCGCCCAGGCCGCTGGTCCGTACGCCGATACCGTGCGCCAGGCGATCGGCGATCGCGACGAGATCCTCCGCCTCATCCAGTCGATGCCCGCCGCCGACCGCGCGCGCGTGCCCGATGTGGAACGCTCGGCGCTCGCCCTGTACGAGAAGGTGCAGGGACTGGCGATCACGCTCGCCGACGTCGAGCACAACACCGTGCCCGGCGGCATCGCGGCGTACGAAGCGGAGATCGTCCGGCTGGAGGGCGCCGCCAATCCGCTCGATCACCGCGCCAGCGAGGAACGCGTGCACCGGCTGGCCTTTCTCAAACGGCAGCGGCGCGCCATCGCCGACCTCGAACAGAAGCGGGCCGCCGTGGCCGCCCGCCTGGAAACCTGCGCCCTGGCCCTGCGCAACATGAAGCTCGACGTGCTGCGGCTGCGCGCCGGCATGCAGACCCACCAGCACATCACCTCGCTCGCCATGAACGCGCTGTCGCTCGCCGACAGCGTGGACAGCGCGGTCTATGTGGCCGACGCGCTGGGGCAAGCCACCGCACGCCCAGGGGCCGCCCGCTCGACCGTCGAGAAGCGGTGA
- the lon gene encoding endopeptidase La produces the protein MLPLRGTVVFPGLTAPIAAGRPGTLRAIEAALKADRLVFAVAQRDNTDEPAPEILYSMGVVARIGQIQRGLGGVQLLLNGEQRATALQYSTNEGYLSAVVVDVEEMKPVSEEDPAFVALYKEIRERAGELGERRGLPEEVVHQVLDAVTDPGRFADLVAGYIDLPTPEKQGLLEILSVEERLRRVLVHVQKQIGMIEMQDEIKSQVQEELGERQREMFLREQMKAIQKELGDDDSSKEIEELREKLSKLELPKDARAEVERELGRLERSGRESMEAQVIRTYLEWIAELPWNARSDDDLDLNHASTILDEDHYGLPDVKDRVLEFLAVRQLRAQQMADELRRTGEMPIVKLQATKEDATPSLAKGDDDRTITDAKEAKARAMAKGPILLFVGPPGVGKTSIAKSIARALGRKYVRAALGGARDEADIRGHRRTYVGAMPGRIIQGMKQAGTKNPVFLLDEVDKLGVSFQGDPASALLEVLDPAQNDTFTDHYLGVPFDLSEVLFVATANFIQNIPGPLLDRMEVVDFAGYTEREKAEIAKKYLIPRQLEENGLGDKKITFTDDAVMAVVSKYTRESGVRQLERQIGAVTRKVARRLASGDTKVVDDKVIGADEVRELLGRPRVHPERAAEESEVGVATGMYYTPAGGDIMFVEAAIRRMFAPGPAQPEDAKVQVSGWGSLSLILTGQLGDVMKESARAALTYAATHADTLHIPADKLGSIEVHIHVPAGAIPKDGPSAGVTMATALVSAMSNRPVRKDVAMTGETSLRGRVLPIGGLKEKVLGAHRAGITHIVLPKDNEADLEDIPADVRDVMTFHPVMTLDEVFAIALLPAGGGAEAAHAAEDLEDALAGAGR, from the coding sequence GTGCTTCCGCTTCGAGGCACGGTGGTCTTCCCGGGGCTCACCGCCCCGATCGCCGCCGGGCGTCCCGGCACGTTGCGGGCGATCGAAGCCGCGCTGAAGGCCGACCGGTTGGTGTTCGCCGTGGCGCAGCGCGACAATACCGACGAGCCCGCCCCGGAGATCCTCTACTCGATGGGCGTGGTGGCCCGGATCGGCCAGATCCAGCGCGGCCTGGGCGGCGTGCAGCTGCTGCTCAACGGCGAGCAGCGCGCCACGGCGCTCCAGTACAGCACGAACGAGGGCTATCTCAGCGCCGTCGTCGTGGACGTGGAGGAGATGAAGCCGGTGAGCGAGGAGGACCCGGCGTTCGTGGCGCTCTACAAGGAGATTCGCGAGCGCGCCGGCGAACTGGGCGAGCGTCGTGGGCTGCCCGAAGAGGTGGTGCACCAGGTGCTCGACGCGGTCACCGACCCGGGCCGGTTCGCCGACCTCGTGGCCGGCTACATCGACCTCCCCACGCCCGAGAAGCAGGGGTTGCTGGAGATCCTGAGCGTCGAGGAGCGCCTGCGCCGCGTGCTCGTGCACGTGCAGAAGCAGATCGGGATGATCGAGATGCAGGACGAGATCAAGTCGCAGGTGCAGGAGGAGCTGGGGGAGCGGCAGCGCGAGATGTTCCTTCGCGAGCAGATGAAGGCCATCCAGAAGGAGCTCGGCGACGACGATTCGTCCAAGGAGATCGAGGAGCTCCGCGAGAAGCTGAGCAAGCTGGAGCTCCCCAAGGACGCGCGCGCCGAAGTGGAGCGCGAACTCGGCCGCCTGGAGCGGTCGGGCCGCGAGTCCATGGAGGCCCAGGTCATCCGCACCTATCTGGAGTGGATCGCCGAGCTGCCATGGAACGCCCGCTCCGACGACGACCTCGACCTCAACCACGCTTCCACGATCCTCGACGAGGACCACTACGGTCTGCCCGACGTGAAGGACCGCGTGCTCGAGTTCCTGGCCGTGCGCCAGCTGCGCGCGCAGCAGATGGCCGACGAGCTGCGCCGGACTGGCGAGATGCCGATCGTGAAGCTGCAGGCCACCAAGGAGGACGCCACGCCGTCGCTCGCCAAGGGCGACGACGATCGGACGATCACCGACGCAAAGGAAGCCAAGGCGCGGGCCATGGCCAAGGGGCCGATCCTGCTGTTCGTGGGCCCGCCGGGCGTGGGCAAGACGTCCATCGCCAAGTCGATCGCCCGGGCGCTGGGCCGCAAGTACGTGCGGGCCGCGCTGGGCGGCGCGCGCGACGAGGCCGACATCCGCGGCCATCGGCGAACGTACGTGGGCGCCATGCCGGGCCGCATCATCCAGGGCATGAAGCAGGCCGGCACCAAGAACCCCGTCTTCCTGCTCGACGAGGTGGACAAGCTGGGCGTGAGCTTCCAGGGCGATCCGGCCAGTGCCCTGCTCGAGGTGCTCGATCCGGCCCAGAACGACACGTTCACGGACCACTACCTCGGCGTGCCGTTCGACCTCAGCGAAGTGCTGTTCGTGGCCACCGCCAATTTCATCCAGAACATCCCCGGCCCGCTGCTCGACCGCATGGAAGTGGTGGACTTTGCGGGATACACGGAGCGCGAGAAGGCCGAGATCGCCAAGAAGTACCTGATTCCCCGGCAGCTCGAGGAGAACGGGCTGGGCGACAAGAAGATCACGTTCACCGACGACGCCGTGATGGCCGTGGTGAGCAAGTACACCCGCGAGAGCGGCGTGCGTCAACTCGAGCGGCAGATCGGCGCCGTGACGCGCAAGGTGGCGCGCCGCCTGGCGTCCGGCGACACTAAGGTGGTCGACGACAAGGTCATCGGCGCCGACGAGGTGCGCGAACTGCTCGGCCGCCCGCGCGTGCATCCGGAGCGCGCCGCCGAGGAGAGCGAGGTGGGCGTGGCCACGGGCATGTACTACACGCCCGCCGGCGGCGACATCATGTTCGTCGAAGCCGCGATCCGCCGGATGTTCGCGCCCGGACCGGCACAGCCCGAGGACGCCAAGGTGCAGGTGAGCGGATGGGGCAGCCTGTCGCTCATCCTCACGGGCCAACTCGGCGACGTGATGAAGGAGAGCGCCCGGGCGGCGCTCACCTATGCGGCCACGCACGCCGACACGCTGCACATCCCGGCCGACAAGCTGGGCTCGATCGAGGTGCACATCCACGTGCCGGCCGGGGCCATCCCCAAGGACGGGCCGTCAGCCGGCGTGACGATGGCCACGGCGCTCGTGAGCGCGATGTCCAACCGGCCGGTGCGCAAGGACGTGGCGATGACCGGCGAGACGTCGCTGCGCGGGCGGGTGCTGCCGATCGGCGGCCTCAAGGAGAAGGTGCTTGGCGCCCATCGGGCCGGCATCACCCACATCGTGCTGCCCAAGGACAACGAGGCGGATCTCGAGGACATCCCGGCCGACGTGCGCGACGTGATGACCTTTCACCCGGTGATGACGCTCGACGAAGTGTTCGCCATCGCGCTGCTCCCGGCGGGGGGCGGCGCCGAGGCCGCGCACGCCGCGGAAGACCTCGAGGACGCGTTGGCGGGCGCCGGGCGCTGA
- a CDS encoding PBP1A family penicillin-binding protein codes for MTASRALALAGSVLFASAVRAQQPQQIACAPRLGPTPTEAWQIVPLPQSSLVFARDGSLIGEIGTDWRTNVALSALPRYVPQAFIAVEDKRFYQHDGVDLVGIAGALKDAVTGDVRGASTITQLVVGNLHPDLIDRRDRSIARKLREQSAAREMEKHYNKAQILEAFLNSINFGHRWCGIEEAARHYFGKPASQLTLAEAASLAALPKSPAGYDPARHPDRNKERRNLILGLMADQGYITRSAAQQAQASPLVTVPDAGFAVRAPYFVDAVRKAAEGAGVPIAAGGFRIFTTDNPALQRAADQALRDGVAKVEQRPRYDHPRFDPARPSQTDYLQGMVVAVDPFTGDVEALVGGRDYAASPYDRAVNALRQPGSSFKPFVYAKALEDSITATAIVPDTALHITLPNGDVYEPRDDDGKFLGPMTIREALIHSRNAVAIQLGQTVGMDSVAALALRMGIDTPIAIVPSSAIGASAVRPLDFVTAYSAFATNGLAVTPRLVTRIEDRYGRVVYTAPDSTPKRVLDPAVAYIVRDMMKDVADRGTGQVARQMVPASVPVAGKTGTTNDNVDVWFVGMTPRLVAGVWLGFDQNKPIALGVAGGSLAAPVWGEMMARYYASRGAGQFPPVGNIVAAEYDRATGQPATADTPDDQRYMEFFVPGTGPLATRADPWRVAQWGALLIH; via the coding sequence ATGACGGCCAGCCGAGCACTGGCGCTGGCCGGTAGCGTGCTCTTCGCGTCCGCGGTACGGGCGCAGCAGCCGCAACAGATCGCGTGCGCGCCGCGCCTGGGGCCCACGCCCACCGAAGCCTGGCAGATCGTCCCCCTGCCGCAATCGTCGCTCGTGTTCGCCCGCGACGGCTCGCTGATCGGCGAGATCGGCACCGACTGGCGCACCAACGTCGCGCTCTCGGCCCTCCCCAGGTACGTGCCGCAGGCGTTCATCGCCGTGGAGGACAAGCGGTTCTACCAGCACGACGGCGTGGACCTCGTGGGCATCGCCGGCGCGCTCAAGGACGCCGTCACCGGCGACGTGCGCGGCGCCAGCACGATCACCCAATTGGTGGTGGGCAACCTCCACCCCGACCTCATCGACCGGCGCGACCGCAGCATCGCGCGCAAGCTCCGCGAGCAGTCCGCGGCACGCGAGATGGAGAAGCACTACAACAAGGCGCAGATCCTCGAGGCGTTTCTCAACAGCATCAACTTCGGGCACCGCTGGTGCGGCATCGAGGAGGCGGCGCGCCACTACTTCGGCAAGCCGGCCTCGCAGCTCACCCTGGCCGAGGCCGCGTCGCTCGCCGCGCTCCCCAAGTCGCCGGCCGGCTACGATCCGGCGCGTCATCCGGATCGCAACAAGGAGCGCCGCAACCTGATCCTCGGCCTGATGGCCGATCAGGGGTACATCACGCGGAGCGCCGCCCAGCAGGCCCAGGCCTCTCCGCTGGTCACCGTTCCGGACGCCGGATTTGCCGTGCGCGCGCCGTATTTCGTGGACGCCGTGCGGAAGGCCGCGGAGGGCGCGGGCGTGCCGATCGCGGCCGGCGGGTTCCGCATCTTCACCACCGACAACCCGGCGCTGCAGCGGGCCGCCGACCAGGCGCTCCGCGACGGCGTGGCCAAGGTCGAGCAGCGCCCGCGCTACGATCACCCCAGGTTCGACCCCGCCCGCCCGTCGCAGACCGACTATCTGCAGGGCATGGTGGTGGCCGTGGATCCGTTCACCGGCGACGTCGAGGCGCTCGTGGGCGGGCGCGATTACGCCGCGTCGCCGTACGACCGCGCCGTGAACGCCCTGCGACAGCCCGGATCGTCGTTCAAGCCGTTCGTGTACGCCAAGGCCCTCGAGGACAGCATCACGGCCACCGCCATCGTCCCCGACACCGCGCTCCACATCACGCTCCCCAACGGCGACGTGTACGAGCCGCGCGACGACGACGGCAAGTTTCTGGGTCCGATGACGATCCGCGAAGCCCTCATCCATTCGCGCAATGCGGTGGCCATCCAGCTCGGGCAGACGGTCGGCATGGACTCGGTGGCGGCGCTCGCCCTGCGCATGGGCATCGACACGCCGATCGCGATCGTGCCGTCGAGCGCGATCGGCGCGTCCGCGGTGCGCCCCCTGGATTTCGTCACCGCGTACTCCGCCTTCGCCACCAATGGGCTGGCCGTCACGCCGCGCCTCGTCACGCGCATCGAGGACCGCTACGGACGCGTGGTGTACACGGCGCCCGACAGCACGCCCAAGCGCGTGCTCGATCCCGCCGTGGCGTACATCGTGCGCGACATGATGAAGGACGTGGCCGATCGCGGCACGGGGCAGGTGGCCCGCCAGATGGTGCCGGCATCGGTGCCGGTGGCCGGCAAGACCGGCACCACCAACGACAACGTGGATGTGTGGTTCGTGGGCATGACGCCGCGCCTCGTGGCCGGCGTGTGGCTGGGCTTCGATCAGAACAAGCCGATCGCGCTCGGCGTGGCCGGCGGCTCGCTGGCCGCTCCGGTCTGGGGCGAGATGATGGCGCGGTACTACGCCTCACGCGGCGCCGGCCAGTTCCCGCCCGTCGGCAACATCGTGGCCGCGGAGTACGACCGCGCCACCGGACAGCCGGCCACCGCCGACACGCCCGACGACCAGCGCTACATGGAGTTCTTCGTGCCGGGCACCGGCCCGCTGGCCACGCGGGCCGATCCCTGGCGCGTGGCGCAGTGGGGCGCCCTGCTCATCCACTGA
- a CDS encoding NAD+ synthase translates to MAPLVHLAVAQFHPRKGDYAGNLARLGTLMAQVDARDPRPDVLCLPESALTGYFLEGGVREHAVTAGTLARDLQAAYRAAVPGASVLDVMTGFYEQWNGQLYNSAMYVTLGGADPVVRHVHRKMFLPTYGLFDEERFVERGREIRAFDTPWGRAAMLVCEDAWHSLTATVAALDGAQVLFVPTAPPARGPWRDADGSGLPTSVSRWERLARDMADEHGAFVVLANLAGSEGGRTFPGAAMIAGPKGELRVRGPLWTEALVVHTIDFADVARARADQPLLADLEVMAPHLRASMERVERHQPSVLVFDPAAPPTVPASAPAPAAAVSGTELPVVNGDAAQGPPVPLEIDPALTERWLVAFIRDELRQRGYTKAIVGVSGGVDSAVTAYLAQRALGAEHVIGVRMPYRTSSAASSAHGQLVIDALGIEGRTLDISGAVDGYLEQEPDADAARRGNVMARMRMIALFDLSAKHHAIPLGTGNKTERLFGYFTWHADDAPPVNPLGDLFKTQVWALARHLGVPDVIVSKPPTADLVVGQTDEGDFGISYAKADEILNWMLCGYSDADLAARGYDHAEVALVAKRVARTHWKRKLPTVAMLSPTAIGESYLRPVDY, encoded by the coding sequence ATGGCACCACTCGTGCATCTCGCCGTTGCCCAATTCCACCCGCGGAAGGGCGACTACGCCGGCAACCTGGCGCGCCTGGGTACGCTCATGGCGCAGGTGGACGCGCGGGACCCTCGCCCCGACGTGCTCTGCCTGCCGGAGTCGGCGCTCACCGGCTATTTCCTCGAGGGCGGGGTGCGCGAGCACGCCGTCACCGCCGGCACCCTGGCTCGCGATCTGCAGGCCGCGTACCGCGCCGCGGTGCCGGGGGCGAGCGTGCTCGACGTCATGACCGGGTTCTACGAGCAGTGGAACGGCCAGCTCTACAACAGCGCCATGTACGTCACGCTGGGCGGCGCCGACCCGGTGGTGCGGCACGTGCACCGCAAGATGTTCCTGCCCACGTACGGGCTGTTCGACGAGGAACGGTTCGTGGAGCGGGGGCGGGAGATCCGCGCCTTCGATACGCCGTGGGGGCGGGCGGCGATGCTGGTCTGCGAGGACGCCTGGCACAGCCTCACGGCCACCGTGGCTGCGCTGGACGGCGCCCAGGTGCTGTTCGTGCCCACCGCGCCGCCGGCGCGCGGGCCCTGGCGCGACGCCGACGGCAGCGGGCTGCCGACGAGCGTGAGCCGCTGGGAGCGGCTGGCGCGCGACATGGCCGACGAGCACGGCGCGTTCGTGGTGCTGGCCAATCTTGCCGGAAGCGAGGGTGGGCGCACCTTTCCCGGCGCGGCGATGATCGCCGGCCCCAAAGGCGAGCTGCGCGTGCGCGGCCCGCTGTGGACCGAAGCGCTGGTGGTCCACACGATCGACTTTGCCGACGTGGCGCGGGCGCGCGCCGATCAGCCGCTGCTGGCCGACCTCGAGGTGATGGCGCCGCACCTGCGCGCGTCGATGGAGCGCGTGGAGCGCCACCAACCGTCGGTGTTGGTGTTCGATCCGGCGGCGCCCCCCACCGTTCCGGCGAGTGCTCCCGCGCCCGCGGCCGCGGTGTCGGGCACGGAGTTGCCCGTGGTGAACGGGGATGCGGCCCAGGGGCCACCCGTGCCGCTGGAGATCGACCCCGCGCTCACCGAGCGGTGGCTGGTGGCGTTCATCCGCGACGAGCTCCGCCAGCGGGGCTACACCAAGGCCATCGTCGGCGTGTCGGGGGGCGTGGACTCCGCGGTGACCGCGTACCTGGCCCAGCGCGCCCTCGGCGCCGAGCACGTGATCGGCGTGCGGATGCCGTACCGCACGTCGAGCGCCGCGAGCAGCGCGCACGGGCAGTTGGTGATCGACGCGCTCGGCATCGAGGGTCGCACGCTGGACATCAGCGGCGCCGTGGACGGCTATCTGGAGCAGGAGCCCGACGCCGACGCCGCGCGCCGCGGCAACGTGATGGCGCGCATGCGCATGATCGCGCTGTTCGACCTCTCGGCCAAGCACCACGCCATTCCGCTGGGCACCGGCAACAAGACCGAGCGGCTGTTCGGCTACTTCACCTGGCACGCCGACGATGCGCCGCCCGTGAATCCGCTGGGCGATCTGTTCAAGACGCAGGTGTGGGCGCTGGCCCGCCACCTGGGCGTGCCCGACGTGATCGTGAGCAAGCCGCCGACCGCGGACCTCGTGGTGGGACAGACCGACGAGGGCGACTTCGGGATCAGCTACGCGAAAGCCGACGAGATCCTGAACTGGATGCTGTGCGGCTACAGCGACGCCGATCTCGCGGCGCGCGGCTACGATCACGCCGAAGTGGCGCTGGTGGCCAAGCGCGTGGCGCGGACCCATTGGAAGCGGAAGCTCCCCACCGTGGCGATGCTGTCGCCGACGGCGATCGGGGAGAGCTATCTGCGGCCCGTCGACTACTGA